The proteins below are encoded in one region of Rubrobacter aplysinae:
- a CDS encoding Hsp20/alpha crystallin family protein has protein sequence MKNPFRGIVDQITENNRIMEQWMAGYSTGGERQRSYEDAWAPTTDIFLRDNGDLVVLAELPGVRREEVDLSLSDGDLTIFGEKEGQEEGVRYYTAERYTGSFRRHISLPHGLDEDRISAAFEGCTLKIVIHDYSDLLEEKQLDIETPED, from the coding sequence ATGAAGAACCCGTTCAGAGGGATCGTGGACCAGATCACGGAGAACAACCGGATCATGGAGCAGTGGATGGCCGGTTACTCGACCGGTGGGGAGCGTCAACGGAGCTACGAGGACGCTTGGGCGCCGACGACCGACATCTTCCTGAGGGATAACGGGGATCTGGTGGTGCTGGCCGAGCTCCCCGGAGTCCGCAGGGAAGAGGTGGATCTCAGCCTCTCGGACGGGGATCTGACCATCTTCGGCGAGAAAGAGGGCCAGGAGGAGGGCGTCCGGTACTACACGGCCGAGCGGTACACCGGCTCCTTCCGGCGTCACATAAGCCTCCCGCACGGCCTCGACGAGGACAGAATAAGCGCCGCTTTCGAGGGCTGCACGCTAAAGATCGTCATACACGATTACTCGGATCTCCTCGAAGAGAAGCAGCTCGATATCGAGACCCCGGAGGACTGA